One Streptomyces lincolnensis genomic region harbors:
- a CDS encoding NAD(P)/FAD-dependent oxidoreductase, protein MTGRVVVVGASMGGLRAAEQLRAAGWTGAITVVGDEPHMPYNRPPLSKEVLAGKVPFESLTFTPKAAAADVEWRLGTKAVAARLDERTVEFDDGETVRYDGLVVATGMRPRRLRCPGPLHGRHTVRTLADAQDLRDELTRPGARVVVVGAGFIGCEVAATAVGLGVHEVTVVDPLPLPMVGPLGELLGRALLKRHEERGVRFALGQGVAGFEGEDRVTGVVLGDGTVLPADVVVESVGSIANVEWLQGNGLDLSDGVLTDERLRIGGRPDAVAVGDVARFPNARYDGVPRRVEHWSIPTDTAKHAAKVLAAHLAGADGEVAPFAPLPTFWSDQHGFRLQSFGAPVLGKDDVRVLDGDPEDDVLVGFHTGGRLVGVVALGGQAAAMGAARYRAQLLKSPALTV, encoded by the coding sequence ATGACCGGACGCGTAGTCGTCGTGGGCGCTTCGATGGGTGGCCTGCGTGCCGCCGAGCAGCTCCGCGCGGCGGGCTGGACCGGGGCGATCACGGTCGTCGGCGACGAGCCCCACATGCCCTACAACCGGCCTCCGCTGTCGAAAGAAGTCCTGGCGGGGAAGGTGCCGTTCGAGTCCCTGACCTTTACACCGAAGGCGGCCGCCGCCGACGTGGAGTGGCGTCTCGGCACGAAGGCCGTCGCGGCCCGCCTGGACGAACGGACCGTCGAATTCGACGACGGCGAGACCGTTCGGTACGACGGACTGGTCGTCGCCACCGGAATGCGCCCCCGGCGGCTGCGCTGCCCGGGCCCGCTCCATGGCCGTCACACCGTCCGTACCCTCGCCGACGCCCAGGACCTGCGGGACGAACTGACCCGGCCGGGCGCCAGAGTGGTCGTCGTCGGCGCGGGATTCATCGGCTGCGAGGTCGCCGCCACCGCCGTAGGACTCGGTGTCCACGAGGTGACCGTCGTCGATCCGCTGCCGCTGCCCATGGTGGGCCCGCTCGGCGAACTGCTCGGACGTGCGCTGCTCAAGCGTCACGAGGAGCGTGGGGTGCGCTTCGCGCTCGGCCAGGGGGTCGCCGGGTTCGAGGGCGAGGACCGGGTGACCGGGGTCGTCCTCGGCGACGGGACGGTCCTGCCTGCCGATGTGGTCGTGGAGTCGGTCGGCTCGATCGCCAACGTCGAGTGGCTGCAGGGCAACGGGCTCGACCTGTCCGACGGTGTGCTCACGGATGAGCGGTTGCGGATCGGCGGACGCCCGGACGCCGTCGCGGTCGGCGACGTCGCCCGCTTTCCCAATGCCCGTTACGACGGCGTACCCCGCCGCGTCGAGCACTGGTCCATCCCGACGGACACCGCCAAGCACGCCGCGAAGGTGCTTGCGGCCCACCTCGCCGGCGCAGATGGCGAGGTGGCTCCTTTCGCGCCACTGCCCACCTTCTGGAGCGACCAGCACGGTTTCCGGCTGCAGTCCTTCGGGGCGCCGGTCCTCGGCAAGGACGACGTCCGTGTCCTGGACGGCGACCCGGAGGACGACGTCCTGGTCGGTTTCCACACCGGTGGTCGGTTGGTCGGTGTCGTCGCGCTCGGCGGCCAGGCTGCCGCGATGGGCGCCGCCCGTTATCGCGCCCAGTTGCTCAAGTCGCCCGCCCTCACCGTGTAA
- a CDS encoding APC family permease, whose translation MDSQTAVANQTAPDASTAGKLKPNSLGVMGILFFVLSAQAPLTGVAGAVPIAVAVGNGAGAPAAYLAAGVIVLLFSVGFVAMGRHVVDAGAFYTYIGKGLGRYLGTGSAGIALFAYCAIQAAMYGLYGATVSSLLEHYTGADVPWWVCAVVTMAIVQVLGAVGIEMGAKVLAVFVLAEFSILAVFALVTLFKGGGPEGLGVTQSFSPGAALDGAPGVALMFAVASMVGFEATAIYGEEAREPRKTVPRATYLAVALVTGFFAFASWMLISSYGASKATGAAGKALEGGDSTAFVFAPIADLFGTWVNDVLPLLLATSLFAGILAFHNSANRYLFSLSRDGLLPRGLSTLNRRQSPAVAGWVQTAIAVVLVVPFALAGKDPVLALFSWGSGVAVLGIMLLYLLTSLSVVVFFRRERLDTRPWNTLIAPALGALGMAGAVWLIMENFTTLIGGEQSTAIWLELTVPAVLVAGVVTARLTRGRAAADG comes from the coding sequence GTGGACAGTCAGACGGCGGTTGCGAACCAGACCGCGCCCGACGCCTCCACCGCAGGCAAGCTCAAGCCCAACTCGCTCGGCGTCATGGGCATCCTCTTCTTCGTCCTCTCCGCGCAGGCGCCGCTCACCGGGGTCGCGGGCGCGGTGCCCATCGCCGTGGCCGTCGGCAACGGCGCCGGCGCTCCCGCCGCCTATCTGGCGGCCGGCGTGATCGTCCTGCTGTTCTCCGTCGGCTTCGTGGCCATGGGCCGGCACGTCGTGGACGCCGGCGCCTTCTACACGTACATCGGGAAGGGTCTCGGCCGGTACCTCGGGACGGGCAGCGCGGGGATCGCGCTGTTCGCCTACTGTGCGATCCAGGCCGCCATGTACGGCCTGTACGGCGCCACCGTGAGCAGTCTGCTGGAGCACTACACGGGTGCGGACGTGCCCTGGTGGGTGTGTGCCGTGGTCACCATGGCGATCGTCCAGGTGCTGGGCGCCGTGGGCATCGAGATGGGCGCGAAGGTGCTGGCGGTCTTCGTGCTGGCGGAGTTCAGCATCCTGGCCGTCTTCGCGCTGGTCACCCTCTTCAAGGGTGGTGGGCCCGAAGGGCTCGGTGTCACTCAGTCGTTCTCACCGGGTGCGGCCCTGGACGGGGCGCCGGGTGTGGCGCTGATGTTCGCCGTGGCGTCGATGGTCGGCTTCGAGGCCACCGCGATCTACGGCGAGGAGGCGCGCGAACCGCGCAAGACGGTGCCGCGGGCCACGTATCTGGCTGTCGCCCTCGTCACTGGCTTCTTCGCGTTCGCCTCCTGGATGCTGATCTCCTCGTACGGTGCCTCGAAGGCCACCGGCGCCGCGGGCAAGGCTCTGGAGGGCGGCGACTCGACGGCCTTTGTCTTCGCGCCGATCGCCGACCTGTTCGGCACCTGGGTGAACGACGTCCTGCCCCTCCTGCTGGCCACCTCCCTGTTCGCCGGCATCCTCGCCTTCCACAACTCCGCCAACCGCTACCTGTTCTCGCTCAGCCGTGACGGGCTGCTGCCCCGCGGGCTGTCGACGCTCAACCGCCGGCAGTCGCCCGCCGTGGCCGGATGGGTCCAGACGGCCATCGCGGTCGTTCTGGTCGTCCCCTTCGCGCTGGCCGGCAAGGACCCGGTCCTCGCCCTGTTCTCCTGGGGCAGCGGAGTGGCCGTCCTGGGAATCATGCTGCTGTACCTGCTCACCTCGCTCTCCGTGGTCGTCTTCTTCCGCCGGGAGCGACTGGACACCCGGCCGTGGAACACGCTGATCGCGCCGGCCCTGGGTGCGCTCGGCATGGCCGGGGCGGTCTGGCTGATCATGGAGAACTTCACCACGCTCATCGGCGGCGAGCAGAGCACCGCCATCTGGCTGGAGCTGACTGTCCCGGCGGTCCTCGTCGCGGGAGTGGTGACGGCACGGCTGACCCGCGGCAGGGCGGCGGCCGACGGCTGA
- a CDS encoding fumarylacetoacetate hydrolase family protein: MPEYRRILLDGAAVQVTVEGDELVAGDGRRVKTEEAHHLPPVVPSKVIAVHLNHRSRVDEFRIRLTPTPTYFHKPTSSLNSHKGAIVRPEGCKWLNYEGEVAIVIGRTARNISQAEAGEYIAGYTVANDYGLHDFRDTDAGSMLRVKGSDTLCPLGPGLVTDWDFHGKYLRTYVNGEVVQDGSTDEMEWDMHYLVADIARTITLHPGDVLLSGTPANSRPVRPGDVVEVEVEGLGRLTNHIVTGPTPVRTDVGAQPTESEEVLSTALGGDWEFRGIRAPKR; encoded by the coding sequence ATGCCCGAGTACCGCCGCATCCTCCTCGACGGCGCCGCCGTCCAGGTCACCGTCGAGGGTGATGAACTCGTCGCCGGAGACGGCCGCCGCGTGAAGACCGAGGAGGCGCACCACCTGCCCCCGGTCGTGCCCTCCAAGGTGATCGCCGTACACCTCAACCATCGCAGCCGCGTGGACGAGTTCCGGATCCGGCTCACCCCGACGCCCACCTACTTCCACAAGCCGACCTCCTCTCTCAACTCCCACAAGGGCGCGATCGTCCGCCCCGAGGGCTGCAAGTGGCTGAACTACGAGGGCGAGGTCGCCATCGTCATCGGCAGGACCGCGCGCAACATCTCGCAGGCCGAGGCGGGGGAGTACATCGCCGGTTACACCGTCGCCAACGACTACGGCCTGCACGACTTCCGTGACACCGACGCCGGATCCATGCTCCGCGTCAAGGGCTCCGACACGCTGTGCCCGCTCGGCCCCGGCCTGGTCACCGACTGGGACTTCCACGGCAAGTACCTGCGGACGTACGTCAACGGCGAGGTGGTGCAGGACGGTTCGACCGACGAGATGGAGTGGGACATGCACTACCTCGTCGCCGATATCGCTCGCACGATCACTCTCCATCCCGGCGATGTGCTGCTCTCCGGCACGCCCGCCAACTCCCGGCCCGTCCGGCCCGGCGACGTCGTCGAGGTCGAGGTCGAGGGCCTCGGACGGCTGACGAACCACATCGTCACCGGGCCGACTCCCGTCCGTACCGATGTCGGCGCCCAGCCCACGGAGTCCGAGGAGGTGCTGTCCACCGCGCTCGGCGGCGACTGGGAGTTCCGCGGCATCAGGGCGCCCAAGCGCTGA
- a CDS encoding ferredoxin — MKVVVDMNKCQDHGQCVFAAPDVFSMDGDGHLVYVSGPEEALRDEVEEAADVCPLQAIRIEA, encoded by the coding sequence ATGAAGGTCGTCGTCGACATGAACAAGTGCCAGGACCACGGCCAGTGCGTCTTCGCGGCACCCGACGTCTTCTCCATGGATGGCGACGGACACCTGGTGTACGTTTCCGGCCCCGAAGAGGCGCTGCGCGACGAGGTCGAGGAGGCCGCGGACGTGTGTCCGCTGCAGGCCATCCGGATCGAGGCCTGA
- a CDS encoding 3,4-dihydroxyphenylacetate 2,3-dioxygenase, with amino-acid sequence MGEIVGAGLLAHVPTIVLPEEDRLELNEGKEITLVTGLRQLRKDVFERDDYDTVVVLDSHWATTVEFVVTAQQRRAGLFTSEELPRGMCRMPYDFPGDPELARNVEKFADKHGTWITAIEDDYLPIYYATTNLWKFLGEGLPDKRWVTIGVCQTGDMEDHLRLGRALADGIAATPGRRVLVIASGALSHTFWPLRELRDHEAGDPVHIFTPQAREADHERIAWFKDGRHDKVLDTMPEFWKYKPEAKFFHYLMMAGALGEQACIAKARQYGEYENSIGTGQVHLWFDRPTDGWTGTGLPAAPSPRTPHSRV; translated from the coding sequence ATGGGTGAGATCGTCGGGGCGGGCCTCCTCGCCCATGTCCCCACCATCGTGCTCCCGGAGGAGGACCGGCTGGAACTCAACGAGGGCAAGGAGATCACCCTCGTCACCGGGCTCCGGCAACTCCGCAAGGACGTCTTCGAACGCGACGACTACGACACCGTGGTCGTCCTCGACTCGCACTGGGCGACGACGGTCGAGTTCGTCGTGACCGCCCAGCAGCGCCGCGCCGGCCTGTTCACCTCCGAGGAGCTGCCGCGCGGCATGTGCCGGATGCCGTACGACTTTCCCGGCGACCCCGAACTCGCCCGCAACGTAGAGAAGTTCGCCGACAAGCACGGCACCTGGATCACCGCGATCGAGGACGACTACCTGCCGATCTACTACGCCACCACCAACCTCTGGAAGTTCCTGGGGGAGGGGTTGCCCGACAAGCGGTGGGTGACCATCGGGGTCTGCCAGACCGGCGACATGGAGGACCATCTGCGCCTCGGCCGAGCCCTCGCGGACGGCATCGCCGCAACCCCCGGACGCCGCGTGCTGGTCATCGCCTCCGGCGCCCTTTCCCACACCTTCTGGCCGCTGCGTGAACTGCGCGACCACGAGGCCGGCGACCCGGTGCACATCTTCACGCCTCAGGCGCGCGAGGCGGACCACGAGCGCATCGCCTGGTTCAAGGACGGCCGCCACGACAAGGTCCTCGACACCATGCCGGAGTTCTGGAAGTACAAGCCCGAGGCGAAGTTCTTCCACTACCTGATGATGGCCGGCGCCCTGGGTGAGCAGGCGTGCATCGCCAAGGCCCGTCAGTACGGGGAGTACGAGAACTCGATCGGCACCGGTCAGGTGCATCTGTGGTTCGACCGTCCGACCGACGGCTGGACCGGCACCGGCCTGCCCGCAGCCCCGTCCCCACGCACCCCTCACAGCCGCGTCTAG
- a CDS encoding type 1 glutamine amidotransferase, which produces MRALVLQHDHVTEPGLVGARLMERGYDLTVLTVVPEHRHQAPDVTFDFPEADGWDLLVSLGAPWSVYDETAVGSWIGGELALLRKAHHLGIPVLGVCFGAQALTTALGGSVEASPHPEIGWVEVDTDDPSLVGTGPWFQWHYDRCVAPPGAVEVARNAVCVQAFRVGRSLGVQFHPEVTTGTVRGWLDLGGAEQCVQHGVDPGELLGRSRELELTARANARRLVDAFVDRVAASAD; this is translated from the coding sequence GTGCGCGCACTCGTCCTTCAGCACGACCATGTGACGGAACCCGGGCTGGTCGGGGCCAGGCTCATGGAACGCGGATACGACCTCACCGTCCTGACCGTCGTACCCGAGCACCGCCACCAGGCTCCGGACGTGACGTTCGACTTCCCCGAGGCCGACGGCTGGGACCTGCTCGTGTCACTCGGCGCCCCGTGGTCGGTGTACGACGAGACCGCAGTCGGCAGCTGGATCGGCGGTGAGCTAGCACTGCTGCGCAAGGCCCACCACCTCGGCATCCCGGTCCTCGGCGTCTGCTTCGGCGCCCAGGCACTGACCACGGCGCTCGGGGGTTCGGTCGAGGCGTCGCCGCACCCCGAGATCGGCTGGGTCGAGGTCGACACGGACGATCCTTCCCTGGTGGGGACCGGCCCCTGGTTCCAGTGGCACTACGACCGCTGCGTCGCGCCGCCCGGAGCCGTGGAGGTGGCCCGCAACGCCGTGTGCGTGCAGGCGTTCCGGGTCGGCCGCAGCCTGGGGGTGCAGTTCCACCCGGAGGTCACCACGGGGACAGTGCGTGGCTGGCTCGACCTCGGCGGCGCGGAGCAGTGCGTACAGCACGGCGTGGACCCCGGCGAACTGCTCGGCCGAAGCCGGGAGCTGGAGCTGACGGCCCGGGCAAACGCCCGCCGCCTGGTCGACGCGTTCGTCGACCGGGTGGCCGCCTCGGCCGACTGA
- a CDS encoding TetR/AcrR family transcriptional regulator: MTESADTPDGRKPRRRMNYGEGREALLNAAVRVVAQGGLRRLTYRAVAQEAGTTHGLVVHHFGSRDALIEEALAHAIRTSLNTSALEPGTGKVADFSVGVSDMVTADPDIQAFQYELLLESRRRPELLPHLRALYDEYFDASGRELARMLPDGAGRPLTRLVFAALDGLVLHQLVFGEPETTDAAIEELRALLRLLVDAGHGTPEGDA, encoded by the coding sequence ATGACCGAATCCGCCGATACTCCTGATGGCCGCAAGCCGCGTCGGCGCATGAACTACGGGGAGGGCCGGGAGGCTCTGCTCAACGCCGCCGTACGGGTCGTGGCGCAGGGCGGACTGCGCAGGCTCACCTACCGGGCGGTCGCGCAGGAGGCGGGGACCACCCACGGTCTCGTGGTCCACCACTTCGGCTCCCGTGACGCGCTGATCGAGGAGGCGCTCGCACACGCGATCCGCACCTCGCTGAACACCAGCGCCCTGGAACCGGGCACCGGCAAGGTCGCGGACTTCTCGGTGGGGGTGTCCGACATGGTCACCGCTGATCCGGACATACAGGCCTTTCAGTACGAGCTGCTGCTGGAGTCCAGGCGTCGCCCCGAACTGCTGCCGCACCTGCGCGCGCTGTACGACGAGTACTTCGACGCCAGCGGGCGCGAGCTGGCCCGCATGCTGCCCGACGGGGCCGGCCGTCCGCTGACCCGGCTCGTCTTCGCGGCCCTGGACGGTCTCGTGCTGCACCAGCTCGTCTTCGGCGAGCCCGAGACCACCGATGCCGCGATCGAGGAGCTGCGCGCCCTGCTTCGGCTGCTCGTCGACGCCGGCCACGGGACTCCGGAAGGCGACGCCTGA
- a CDS encoding glutamine synthetase family protein codes for MSASDTPDIRRHMERLAAEGVDVVRVIYPDLMGTDRARDVLLDHLPSASEHGLAFCRAVYHTSPQGDVVPVTGGLDAGLPDVCVRPDLSTAAPLPWEPGVATCLGEVTDPATGGPAPESPRDLLGSVLARCSERGLCPVVGPELEYFLLEPAPGTPTGWRRSPEAIGAVYTAGLRADPDNHLLRTLRQLRDLGLGVITGNHEFDGGQYEINLTHSEALDAADRAFRFKAAVKELARKEGNMATFMAKPFGDAGGSGFHLHLSCGDTEGHNTFDDPSGAYGLSATARHAIAGILAHAPALTALANPTVNSYKRFGPDTLAPWLIDWGLDNRSAMVRIPPERGSGARLELRLGDASANPYLLIAGTIAAALLGIQEGEEPPAPLEGYGYDTAKSALLPASLPTALDALEADSALTDVLGKDFTTSFLTYKRNEVERFQRHVTDWEFTEYAYHL; via the coding sequence GTGAGCGCATCCGACACCCCAGACATCCGCCGGCACATGGAGCGGCTCGCCGCCGAGGGCGTCGACGTGGTCCGGGTGATCTACCCCGACCTCATGGGCACCGACCGTGCCCGGGACGTCCTGCTGGACCACCTGCCGTCGGCGTCCGAGCACGGCCTGGCCTTCTGCCGCGCCGTCTACCACACCTCCCCTCAAGGGGACGTGGTCCCGGTCACGGGCGGTCTGGACGCCGGTCTGCCGGACGTGTGCGTACGCCCCGACCTGTCCACGGCGGCCCCCCTGCCCTGGGAGCCCGGCGTCGCCACCTGTCTCGGCGAGGTCACCGACCCGGCGACCGGGGGCCCCGCCCCCGAGTCACCACGCGACCTGCTGGGCAGCGTCCTGGCCCGATGTTCCGAGCGGGGACTCTGCCCCGTCGTCGGCCCCGAGCTGGAGTACTTCCTCCTGGAGCCCGCCCCCGGCACGCCCACCGGCTGGCGCCGCTCGCCGGAGGCCATCGGCGCCGTCTACACCGCCGGCCTGCGCGCCGACCCCGACAACCACCTGCTGCGCACCCTGCGGCAGCTGCGCGACCTGGGCCTCGGCGTCATCACCGGCAACCACGAGTTCGACGGCGGCCAGTACGAGATCAACCTCACCCACTCGGAGGCACTGGACGCCGCCGACCGCGCCTTCCGCTTCAAGGCGGCCGTCAAGGAACTGGCCCGCAAGGAAGGCAACATGGCCACTTTCATGGCCAAGCCCTTCGGTGACGCGGGCGGCTCCGGGTTCCACCTCCACCTGTCGTGCGGCGATACCGAGGGGCACAACACCTTCGACGACCCCTCCGGCGCGTACGGCCTCTCGGCCACCGCCCGCCACGCCATCGCGGGCATCCTCGCCCACGCACCCGCGCTCACCGCACTGGCCAACCCGACCGTGAACTCGTACAAACGCTTCGGACCCGACACCCTCGCGCCCTGGCTGATCGACTGGGGACTCGACAACCGCAGCGCCATGGTCCGCATCCCGCCCGAGCGCGGCAGCGGCGCCCGCCTCGAACTCCGCCTCGGCGACGCCAGCGCCAACCCCTACCTGCTGATCGCGGGCACCATCGCCGCCGCCCTGCTCGGAATCCAGGAAGGCGAGGAGCCACCCGCCCCGCTGGAGGGCTACGGCTACGACACCGCCAAGTCCGCCCTGCTGCCCGCGAGCCTGCCGACCGCGCTCGACGCGCTGGAGGCGGACTCCGCCCTGACCGACGTCCTCGGCAAGGACTTCACCACCTCCTTCCTCACCTACAAACGGAACGAGGTCGAACGCTTCCAACGGCACGTCACGGACTGGGAGTTCACCGAGTACGCCTACCACCTGTAA
- a CDS encoding aldehyde dehydrogenase, whose protein sequence is MPDNIVVGGVSVDTRHWIGGERVASDDTFADVSPIDGSVLGEMARGGPAEAVAAVAAAKAAFPAWAATSRAERARILHAIADGVEKRIEELSIVETTDNGALLRSHRRGVMPRVAHNFRFFADWLLKLEHEDFETRGHRNHVSWDPAGPSVLITPWNAPLMLATWKVAPALAAGNTVVLKPAEWSPLTASLLADIAAEAGLPAGVLNVVQGYGSEIGDALTAHPDVRRISFTGSVPTAKRIAESAAGNLTPLSLELGGKSPLLVFADADLDLAVDLAVEQYDNAGQVCLAATRFLVEESVAEEFTRRFVEKAATLTQGDPRDETTDIGPNIHPRQLEKIDTFVQRALAAGARAVIGGHRKDTQYYAPTLLTDVAQDSEIVQEEVFGPVLTLQTFSTEEEAVRLANDTRFGLAATLATGDAERAERVTEQLVAGTVWVNCFFVRDLQAPFGGSRHSGVGREGGTWSFDFYCDVKNTVTAPNGWKNHG, encoded by the coding sequence ATGCCTGACAACATCGTCGTCGGCGGCGTTTCCGTCGACACCCGGCACTGGATCGGGGGCGAGCGTGTCGCCTCCGATGACACCTTCGCCGATGTCTCGCCCATCGACGGGAGCGTCCTCGGCGAGATGGCCCGGGGCGGTCCCGCCGAAGCCGTCGCAGCCGTGGCCGCCGCGAAGGCCGCCTTCCCCGCCTGGGCTGCCACTTCACGCGCCGAACGCGCTCGCATCCTCCACGCCATCGCCGACGGCGTGGAGAAGAGGATCGAAGAACTCTCGATCGTCGAGACCACCGACAACGGCGCGCTGCTGCGTTCACACCGTCGGGGCGTGATGCCCCGTGTCGCCCACAACTTCCGCTTCTTCGCCGACTGGCTGCTCAAGCTGGAACACGAGGACTTCGAGACACGCGGTCACAGGAATCACGTGAGCTGGGACCCGGCGGGCCCGTCCGTGCTGATCACCCCGTGGAACGCGCCCCTGATGCTGGCCACCTGGAAGGTCGCCCCCGCCCTGGCGGCCGGCAACACGGTCGTCCTCAAGCCCGCCGAGTGGTCCCCGCTGACCGCCTCCCTGCTCGCCGACATCGCGGCCGAGGCAGGGCTGCCCGCCGGGGTCCTCAACGTCGTCCAGGGCTACGGCTCGGAGATCGGCGACGCCCTCACCGCGCACCCGGACGTACGGCGGATCAGCTTCACCGGATCGGTGCCGACGGCCAAGCGCATCGCCGAGTCCGCCGCCGGCAACCTCACTCCGCTCAGCCTCGAACTCGGCGGCAAGTCACCGCTGTTGGTCTTCGCCGACGCCGACCTCGACCTCGCCGTGGACCTCGCTGTCGAGCAGTACGACAACGCCGGGCAGGTCTGCCTCGCCGCCACCCGCTTCCTCGTCGAGGAGTCGGTCGCCGAGGAGTTCACGCGCCGGTTCGTCGAGAAGGCCGCGACGCTCACGCAGGGCGACCCGCGCGACGAGACCACCGACATCGGACCCAATATCCACCCCCGCCAGCTGGAGAAGATCGACACCTTCGTGCAGCGGGCGCTCGCGGCCGGAGCCCGTGCCGTCATCGGCGGACACCGCAAGGACACCCAGTACTACGCACCGACCCTGCTCACCGATGTCGCCCAGGACTCGGAGATCGTGCAGGAGGAGGTCTTCGGCCCGGTCCTGACCCTGCAGACCTTCAGCACCGAGGAGGAAGCCGTCCGCCTCGCCAACGACACCCGCTTCGGCCTGGCCGCCACCCTCGCCACCGGCGACGCGGAGCGCGCCGAACGCGTCACCGAGCAGCTCGTCGCGGGCACCGTCTGGGTCAACTGCTTCTTCGTACGCGACCTTCAGGCACCCTTCGGCGGCTCCCGCCACTCCGGCGTCGGCCGCGAGGGCGGCACCTGGAGCTTCGACTTCTACTGCGACGTCAAGAACACGGTCACCGCACCGAACGGATGGAAGAACCATGGGTGA
- a CDS encoding acetoacetate decarboxylase family protein: MTPVRGYFHPKTASGASSLIPSPPWRYSGDLLTVEYRTDPARVRELLPEPLELADEDPGAVALIWADWQSCSTSGGELLDPVLSQYKEAFAVVRCKYRGQTYTRCVYIWVDRDFAIARGLHQGYPKKLGSIHQTRPHPYGPAPRIAAGARFGATLAAADRRLAQAVVTLREPSETNGFVNRHPMAHHRWLPSIEKGKGLALDELIESGASSFEGGQAWVGDAELEIFEAPTEELARLEIREPIAAYYRQVGVVWDGGRLLESGTSGASAG, translated from the coding sequence ATGACCCCTGTCCGTGGTTACTTCCACCCCAAGACAGCGAGCGGTGCCTCGTCGCTGATTCCCTCCCCGCCGTGGCGCTACTCAGGTGACCTGCTCACTGTCGAATACCGCACCGACCCCGCCCGTGTGCGCGAACTGCTGCCCGAGCCACTGGAGTTGGCCGACGAGGACCCTGGTGCGGTCGCGTTGATCTGGGCCGACTGGCAGTCCTGCTCCACTTCCGGAGGCGAACTGCTGGACCCGGTGCTCTCCCAGTACAAGGAGGCCTTCGCGGTCGTCCGCTGCAAGTACAGGGGGCAGACCTACACCCGGTGCGTGTACATCTGGGTCGACAGGGACTTCGCCATCGCCCGTGGCCTGCACCAGGGCTATCCGAAGAAGCTCGGATCGATTCACCAGACGCGGCCGCATCCGTACGGGCCCGCTCCGCGGATCGCGGCGGGGGCGCGCTTCGGGGCAACGCTCGCCGCGGCGGACCGGCGGTTGGCCCAGGCCGTGGTGACCCTGCGAGAGCCGTCCGAGACGAACGGCTTCGTCAACAGACACCCCATGGCCCACCACCGGTGGCTGCCGTCGATCGAGAAGGGCAAGGGCCTGGCGCTCGACGAACTGATCGAGTCCGGTGCGTCCTCCTTCGAGGGCGGGCAGGCGTGGGTCGGTGACGCCGAGTTGGAGATCTTCGAGGCGCCCACCGAGGAACTGGCCCGACTGGAGATCCGTGAGCCGATCGCCGCCTACTACCGCCAGGTCGGCGTCGTCTGGGACGGCGGCCGACTGCTGGAGTCCGGCACCTCGGGAGCGTCTGCCGGGTGA